The window CGATAGCTTTATAAACTTCCGCGTCGTCACCATCTTCTACATTCAGTGTTGGTGGTAAGTTCCAAACACCGTTGGGATGGTCCGCTGTATCTTTCGGGTTTGCATTAATGTCACTGCTTTCGACCAGCTCAAAGCCTGCCTTCTTTGCAAGGTCAATGACCCAGCTTTCTTTAATGTAACCACTGTTTTCCATAGCGCCGTCATCGGCACTTTCCGGTAAACGGTGATCAACCACACCCAAAATACCATCCGGAATTAGCGCTTGATGGAATTGACGGAAAGCATCCAGCACCGCTTCTTCGCCGCCACTCATATACCAATTGTGTAAGTTACGGAAGGTCAGTATGCGGTCAGCGCTGTTTGGCGGCGCAATGTCTGTTTCCAATGGCGTTAATGGTGCAAACTGAGTCAGCTCTACATTGCCAAATACCGCTTCGCTGGTCAGGCGCTCTTTAAATTTATTGAGCGAACGTTGGTAGTAGTCGCTTTGTGTGTCTTCGGGGAAGTGAGCTGCGTAAAATGTCCCTTCTTCGGCAAGATATGGCGCCAGAATTTCGCTGTAATAACCTCCGCCCGGCCATATTTCCACAACCGTCATGGATGGCTCAAGTTCGAAAAACGCTAGTGTTTCTTTTGGGTGACGGAACTGATCTCGCTCAACATACGCGGGCGTACGATCATCATGATTGACCGCTTGTTCCAACGTTATTGAAGCTCCCTGCTCGGTGCTCGCTGGTGCGGATGACTTAGGGCCGCTATCACAAGCCGACAGAGCTAACAGCGATACCATAGATAATGCGATTGCAGAATATTTCATAAACCTGCCTCTTCGTTTTTATAAGTGTTTGTAAAGATTAGCCCCGAATCGTCGGGGCAGCAAATAACATCACTTATCACTACGCATTAATGGCGGAAATGGCGCATTCCGGTAAAGACCATGGCAATACCGTGCTCGTCTGCGGCCGCTATAATTTCGTCGTCGCGAATAGACCCACCGGGTTGAATAATCGCTTTAATGCCAGCTTCAGCGGCAGCATCGATACCGTCCCTGAATGGGAAGAATGCGTCAGATGCCATGACTGAACCTTCGACTTGAAGACCTTCATCAGCTGCTTTAATGCCAGCAATTTTTGCGCTGTAAACCCGACTCATTTGTCCAGCGCCAACACCAATGGTCATACCGTCTTTGGCATAGA is drawn from Idiomarina piscisalsi and contains these coding sequences:
- a CDS encoding class I SAM-dependent methyltransferase; its protein translation is MKYSAIALSMVSLLALSACDSGPKSSAPASTEQGASITLEQAVNHDDRTPAYVERDQFRHPKETLAFFELEPSMTVVEIWPGGGYYSEILAPYLAEEGTFYAAHFPEDTQSDYYQRSLNKFKERLTSEAVFGNVELTQFAPLTPLETDIAPPNSADRILTFRNLHNWYMSGGEEAVLDAFRQFHQALIPDGILGVVDHRLPESADDGAMENSGYIKESWVIDLAKKAGFELVESSDINANPKDTADHPNGVWNLPPTLNVEDGDDAEVYKAIGESDRFTLKFRKPVE